A region of Vitis riparia cultivar Riparia Gloire de Montpellier isolate 1030 chromosome 1, EGFV_Vit.rip_1.0, whole genome shotgun sequence DNA encodes the following proteins:
- the LOC117931463 gene encoding elongator complex protein 2 isoform X1 yields the protein MSVDGIGVERVFIGAGCNRIVNNVSWGACNLVAFGAENGVAIFCPKAAQILTTLPGHKASVNCTHWIPSSKFAFKEKQLERHYLLSGDADGVILLWELSLADNKWRHVLQVPQPHKKGVTCITGIMVSETDVIFASTSSDGTINVWELILPSTIGGDCKLSFLESVFVGSKSMVALSLSELPGNTGHVVLAAGGLDNKVHLYCGERTGKQFVHACELKGHTDWIRSLDFSLPICTNDGTSSLLLVSSSQDRGIRIWKMASCSSQSNSKGTFREEKISLASYIEGPVLVAGSSSYQISLESLLIGHEDWVYSVEWQPPSVTSANGFAYYQPQSILSASMDKTMMIWQPERTTGIWMNVVTVGELSHCALGFYGGHWSPNGDSILAHGYGGSFHLWKNVGIEYDNWQPQKVPSGHYAAVTDIAWARSGEYLLSVSADQTTRIFASWQNEASLGGSDCWHEIARPQVHGHDINCVTIIHGKGNHRFVSGADEKVARVFEAPLSFLKTLNHAISQKSSFPEDFQVDVQILGANMSALGLSQKPIYVHSTHESPERNVNDGLDTLETIPDAVPVVLTEPPIEEKLAWHTLWPESHKLYGHGNELFSLCCDQGGKLVASSCKAQSAKVAEIWLWQVGSWKAVGRLQSHSLTVTQIEFSHDDNLLLSVSRDRQFSVFAIKRTGVDEVSHQLIARQEAHKRIIWACSWNPFGHEFATGSRDKTVKIWAVDKGSSVKQLMTLPQFTSSVTALSWFALDHQRNNGFLAVGMESGLIELWSLTVTRTEDGSMTVPGVTAALVRRLDPFMCHVSSVQRLAWRKSEASGDCKSVLLASCGADHCVRIFEVNVA from the exons ATGTCTGTTGatgggattggagtggagagaGTGTTTATAGGAGCGGGATGCAACAGAATAGTAAACAACGTCTCTTGGGGCGCGTGTAATTTAGTCGCTTTTGGTGCCGAAAACGGCGTCGCTATATTCTGCCCTAAG GCAGCTCAGATTTTGACTACACTGCCAGGTCACAAGGCTTCTGTCAACTGCACCCATTGGATTCCAAGTTCTAAATTTGCGTTCAAAG AAAAACAGCTAGAGCGGCATTATCTGCTATCTGGTGATGCAGATGGTGTTATTCTGTTATGGGAATTATCTCTTGCAGACAATAAG TGGAGGCATGTGTTACAAGTACCACAACCACATAAGAAGGGTGTTACTTGCATTACTGGAATTATGGTTTCTGAAACTGATGTGATATTTGCATCTACCTCTTCAGATGGAACAATAAATGTGTGGGAACTGATCCTTCCATCCACTATTGGAG GTGACTGCAAATTGTCATTTCTGGAATCTGTTTTTGTTGGTTCAAAATCCATGGTGGCGCTTTCATTATCAGAATTGCCTGGAAATACTGGGCATGTAGTCCTGGCAGCTGGGGGCTTAGATAATAAAGTTCATCTTTATTGCGGGGAGAGGACAGGAAAG cagtttgttcatgcttgtgaGTTAAAAGGGCATACAGATTGGATCCGGAGTTTGGACTTCTCCTTGCCTATATGCACCAATGATGGAACAAGCAGTCTTTTACTTGTAAGTTCATCTCAGGACAGAGGCATACGCATATGGAAGATGGCTTCATGTAGTTCTCAATCCAATTCTAAGGGTACATTTAGGGAGGAAAAGATAAGCTTGGCATCTTATATTGAAGGTCCTGTACTTGTTGCTGGCTCATCCTCGTATCAGATATCTCTGGAATCTCTTCTTATTGGACACGAGGATTGGGTATATTCAGTGGAGTGGCAACCCCCTTCAGTCACATCTGCAAATGGGTTTGCCTACTATCAACCACAAAGCATCTTATCTGCATCTATGGACAAGACAATGATGATCTGGCAACCTGAAAGGACTACTGGTATCTGGATGAATGTGGTCACTGTTGGGGAATTAAGTCATTGTGCTTTAGGGTTCTATGGTGGCCATTGGAGCCCAAATGGAGATTCAATTTTGGCTCATGGTTACGGTGGATCTTTCCATCTCTGGAAAAATGTTGGTATCGAATATGACAATTGGCAACCACAAAAAGTTCCCTCTGGGCACTATGCAGCAGTGACTGATATTGCATGGGCCAGGTCTGGTGAATATTTGCTCTCAGTCAGTGCTGACCAG ACAACTCGAATTTTTGCATCTTGGCAAAATGAAGCTAGTCTTGGAGGTAGCGATTGTTGGCATGAAATTGCTCGCCCTCAAGTTCATGGTCATGACATAAACTGTGTGACAATCATCCATGGAAAAGGGAACCATCGGTTTGTTAGTGGAGCTGATGAGAAGGTTGCCAGAGTGTTTGAGGCTCCTCTGTCTTTTCTAAAGACATTAAATCATGCCATTTcacaaaaatctagttttcctGAAGACTTTCAAGTCGATGTTCAGATTTTGGGTGCAAATATGTCAGCTTTGGGACTATCACAGAAACCTATTTATGTTCATT CCACACATGAGAGTCCAGAAAGAAATGTCAATGATGGCCTTGACACACTTGAAACCATTCCAGATGCAGTACCAGTTGTGTTAACTGAACCCCCCATTGAAGAAAAATTGGCATGGCATACACTCTGGCCAGAGTCGCACAAACTCTATGGTCACGGGAATGAGCTGTTTTCTTTGTGCTGTGACCAGGGAGGGAAGCTTGTTGCTTCATCATGTAAG GCTCAATCAGCGAAAGTTGCAGAAATATGGCTATGGCAAGTGGGTTCATGGAAGGCAGTTGGTCGCTTGCAATCTCACAGCTTAACAGTGACACAGATTGAATTTTCTCATGATGACAATCTGCTTTTGTCTGTCTCCAGGGATCGCCAGTTTTCTGTTTTTGCAATAAAAAGAACAG GTGTGGACGAAGTCAGTCACCAGCTTATAGCAAGGCAGGAGGCACACAAAAGAATAATATGGGCATGCTCTTGGAACCCATTTGGTCATGAATTTGCAACAGGTTCAAGGGACAAAACTGTGAAGATCTGGGCTGTAGACAAGGGATCTTCAGTTAAGCAGCTCATGACTTTGCCACAGTTCACCAGTAGTGTCACCGCCTTATCTTGGTTTGCTCTTGATCATCAGAGAAACAATGGGTTTCTTGCTGTTGGAATGGAAAGTGGACTCATTGAATTGTGGAGCCTTACGGTGACCAGAACCGAAGATGGTAGCATGACAGTACCAGGTGTAACTGCTGCTCTTGTTAGACGGTTGGATCCATTTATGTGCCATGTTTCCTCTGTGCAGCGTTTAGCATGGAGGAAGTCTGAGGCAAGTGGAGATTGCAAAAGCGTACTGCTTGCTTCTTGTGGAGCTGATCATTGTGTGAGAATTTTTGAGGTCAATGTTGCGTAA
- the LOC117931463 gene encoding elongator complex protein 2 isoform X2, producing MSVDGIGVERVFIGAGCNRIVNNVSWGACNLVAFGAENGVAIFCPKAAQILTTLPGHKASVNCTHWIPSSKFAFKEKQLERHYLLSGDADGVILLWELSLADNKWRHVLQVPQPHKKGVTCITGIMVSETDVIFASTSSDGTINVWELILPSTIGGDCKLSFLESVFVGSKSMVALSLSELPGNTGHVVLAAGGLDNKVHLYCGERTGKFVHACELKGHTDWIRSLDFSLPICTNDGTSSLLLVSSSQDRGIRIWKMASCSSQSNSKGTFREEKISLASYIEGPVLVAGSSSYQISLESLLIGHEDWVYSVEWQPPSVTSANGFAYYQPQSILSASMDKTMMIWQPERTTGIWMNVVTVGELSHCALGFYGGHWSPNGDSILAHGYGGSFHLWKNVGIEYDNWQPQKVPSGHYAAVTDIAWARSGEYLLSVSADQTTRIFASWQNEASLGGSDCWHEIARPQVHGHDINCVTIIHGKGNHRFVSGADEKVARVFEAPLSFLKTLNHAISQKSSFPEDFQVDVQILGANMSALGLSQKPIYVHSTHESPERNVNDGLDTLETIPDAVPVVLTEPPIEEKLAWHTLWPESHKLYGHGNELFSLCCDQGGKLVASSCKAQSAKVAEIWLWQVGSWKAVGRLQSHSLTVTQIEFSHDDNLLLSVSRDRQFSVFAIKRTGVDEVSHQLIARQEAHKRIIWACSWNPFGHEFATGSRDKTVKIWAVDKGSSVKQLMTLPQFTSSVTALSWFALDHQRNNGFLAVGMESGLIELWSLTVTRTEDGSMTVPGVTAALVRRLDPFMCHVSSVQRLAWRKSEASGDCKSVLLASCGADHCVRIFEVNVA from the exons ATGTCTGTTGatgggattggagtggagagaGTGTTTATAGGAGCGGGATGCAACAGAATAGTAAACAACGTCTCTTGGGGCGCGTGTAATTTAGTCGCTTTTGGTGCCGAAAACGGCGTCGCTATATTCTGCCCTAAG GCAGCTCAGATTTTGACTACACTGCCAGGTCACAAGGCTTCTGTCAACTGCACCCATTGGATTCCAAGTTCTAAATTTGCGTTCAAAG AAAAACAGCTAGAGCGGCATTATCTGCTATCTGGTGATGCAGATGGTGTTATTCTGTTATGGGAATTATCTCTTGCAGACAATAAG TGGAGGCATGTGTTACAAGTACCACAACCACATAAGAAGGGTGTTACTTGCATTACTGGAATTATGGTTTCTGAAACTGATGTGATATTTGCATCTACCTCTTCAGATGGAACAATAAATGTGTGGGAACTGATCCTTCCATCCACTATTGGAG GTGACTGCAAATTGTCATTTCTGGAATCTGTTTTTGTTGGTTCAAAATCCATGGTGGCGCTTTCATTATCAGAATTGCCTGGAAATACTGGGCATGTAGTCCTGGCAGCTGGGGGCTTAGATAATAAAGTTCATCTTTATTGCGGGGAGAGGACAGGAAAG tttgttcatgcttgtgaGTTAAAAGGGCATACAGATTGGATCCGGAGTTTGGACTTCTCCTTGCCTATATGCACCAATGATGGAACAAGCAGTCTTTTACTTGTAAGTTCATCTCAGGACAGAGGCATACGCATATGGAAGATGGCTTCATGTAGTTCTCAATCCAATTCTAAGGGTACATTTAGGGAGGAAAAGATAAGCTTGGCATCTTATATTGAAGGTCCTGTACTTGTTGCTGGCTCATCCTCGTATCAGATATCTCTGGAATCTCTTCTTATTGGACACGAGGATTGGGTATATTCAGTGGAGTGGCAACCCCCTTCAGTCACATCTGCAAATGGGTTTGCCTACTATCAACCACAAAGCATCTTATCTGCATCTATGGACAAGACAATGATGATCTGGCAACCTGAAAGGACTACTGGTATCTGGATGAATGTGGTCACTGTTGGGGAATTAAGTCATTGTGCTTTAGGGTTCTATGGTGGCCATTGGAGCCCAAATGGAGATTCAATTTTGGCTCATGGTTACGGTGGATCTTTCCATCTCTGGAAAAATGTTGGTATCGAATATGACAATTGGCAACCACAAAAAGTTCCCTCTGGGCACTATGCAGCAGTGACTGATATTGCATGGGCCAGGTCTGGTGAATATTTGCTCTCAGTCAGTGCTGACCAG ACAACTCGAATTTTTGCATCTTGGCAAAATGAAGCTAGTCTTGGAGGTAGCGATTGTTGGCATGAAATTGCTCGCCCTCAAGTTCATGGTCATGACATAAACTGTGTGACAATCATCCATGGAAAAGGGAACCATCGGTTTGTTAGTGGAGCTGATGAGAAGGTTGCCAGAGTGTTTGAGGCTCCTCTGTCTTTTCTAAAGACATTAAATCATGCCATTTcacaaaaatctagttttcctGAAGACTTTCAAGTCGATGTTCAGATTTTGGGTGCAAATATGTCAGCTTTGGGACTATCACAGAAACCTATTTATGTTCATT CCACACATGAGAGTCCAGAAAGAAATGTCAATGATGGCCTTGACACACTTGAAACCATTCCAGATGCAGTACCAGTTGTGTTAACTGAACCCCCCATTGAAGAAAAATTGGCATGGCATACACTCTGGCCAGAGTCGCACAAACTCTATGGTCACGGGAATGAGCTGTTTTCTTTGTGCTGTGACCAGGGAGGGAAGCTTGTTGCTTCATCATGTAAG GCTCAATCAGCGAAAGTTGCAGAAATATGGCTATGGCAAGTGGGTTCATGGAAGGCAGTTGGTCGCTTGCAATCTCACAGCTTAACAGTGACACAGATTGAATTTTCTCATGATGACAATCTGCTTTTGTCTGTCTCCAGGGATCGCCAGTTTTCTGTTTTTGCAATAAAAAGAACAG GTGTGGACGAAGTCAGTCACCAGCTTATAGCAAGGCAGGAGGCACACAAAAGAATAATATGGGCATGCTCTTGGAACCCATTTGGTCATGAATTTGCAACAGGTTCAAGGGACAAAACTGTGAAGATCTGGGCTGTAGACAAGGGATCTTCAGTTAAGCAGCTCATGACTTTGCCACAGTTCACCAGTAGTGTCACCGCCTTATCTTGGTTTGCTCTTGATCATCAGAGAAACAATGGGTTTCTTGCTGTTGGAATGGAAAGTGGACTCATTGAATTGTGGAGCCTTACGGTGACCAGAACCGAAGATGGTAGCATGACAGTACCAGGTGTAACTGCTGCTCTTGTTAGACGGTTGGATCCATTTATGTGCCATGTTTCCTCTGTGCAGCGTTTAGCATGGAGGAAGTCTGAGGCAAGTGGAGATTGCAAAAGCGTACTGCTTGCTTCTTGTGGAGCTGATCATTGTGTGAGAATTTTTGAGGTCAATGTTGCGTAA
- the LOC117931463 gene encoding elongator complex protein 2 isoform X3 → MVSETDVIFASTSSDGTINVWELILPSTIGGDCKLSFLESVFVGSKSMVALSLSELPGNTGHVVLAAGGLDNKVHLYCGERTGKQFVHACELKGHTDWIRSLDFSLPICTNDGTSSLLLVSSSQDRGIRIWKMASCSSQSNSKGTFREEKISLASYIEGPVLVAGSSSYQISLESLLIGHEDWVYSVEWQPPSVTSANGFAYYQPQSILSASMDKTMMIWQPERTTGIWMNVVTVGELSHCALGFYGGHWSPNGDSILAHGYGGSFHLWKNVGIEYDNWQPQKVPSGHYAAVTDIAWARSGEYLLSVSADQTTRIFASWQNEASLGGSDCWHEIARPQVHGHDINCVTIIHGKGNHRFVSGADEKVARVFEAPLSFLKTLNHAISQKSSFPEDFQVDVQILGANMSALGLSQKPIYVHSTHESPERNVNDGLDTLETIPDAVPVVLTEPPIEEKLAWHTLWPESHKLYGHGNELFSLCCDQGGKLVASSCKAQSAKVAEIWLWQVGSWKAVGRLQSHSLTVTQIEFSHDDNLLLSVSRDRQFSVFAIKRTGVDEVSHQLIARQEAHKRIIWACSWNPFGHEFATGSRDKTVKIWAVDKGSSVKQLMTLPQFTSSVTALSWFALDHQRNNGFLAVGMESGLIELWSLTVTRTEDGSMTVPGVTAALVRRLDPFMCHVSSVQRLAWRKSEASGDCKSVLLASCGADHCVRIFEVNVA, encoded by the exons ATGGTTTCTGAAACTGATGTGATATTTGCATCTACCTCTTCAGATGGAACAATAAATGTGTGGGAACTGATCCTTCCATCCACTATTGGAG GTGACTGCAAATTGTCATTTCTGGAATCTGTTTTTGTTGGTTCAAAATCCATGGTGGCGCTTTCATTATCAGAATTGCCTGGAAATACTGGGCATGTAGTCCTGGCAGCTGGGGGCTTAGATAATAAAGTTCATCTTTATTGCGGGGAGAGGACAGGAAAG cagtttgttcatgcttgtgaGTTAAAAGGGCATACAGATTGGATCCGGAGTTTGGACTTCTCCTTGCCTATATGCACCAATGATGGAACAAGCAGTCTTTTACTTGTAAGTTCATCTCAGGACAGAGGCATACGCATATGGAAGATGGCTTCATGTAGTTCTCAATCCAATTCTAAGGGTACATTTAGGGAGGAAAAGATAAGCTTGGCATCTTATATTGAAGGTCCTGTACTTGTTGCTGGCTCATCCTCGTATCAGATATCTCTGGAATCTCTTCTTATTGGACACGAGGATTGGGTATATTCAGTGGAGTGGCAACCCCCTTCAGTCACATCTGCAAATGGGTTTGCCTACTATCAACCACAAAGCATCTTATCTGCATCTATGGACAAGACAATGATGATCTGGCAACCTGAAAGGACTACTGGTATCTGGATGAATGTGGTCACTGTTGGGGAATTAAGTCATTGTGCTTTAGGGTTCTATGGTGGCCATTGGAGCCCAAATGGAGATTCAATTTTGGCTCATGGTTACGGTGGATCTTTCCATCTCTGGAAAAATGTTGGTATCGAATATGACAATTGGCAACCACAAAAAGTTCCCTCTGGGCACTATGCAGCAGTGACTGATATTGCATGGGCCAGGTCTGGTGAATATTTGCTCTCAGTCAGTGCTGACCAG ACAACTCGAATTTTTGCATCTTGGCAAAATGAAGCTAGTCTTGGAGGTAGCGATTGTTGGCATGAAATTGCTCGCCCTCAAGTTCATGGTCATGACATAAACTGTGTGACAATCATCCATGGAAAAGGGAACCATCGGTTTGTTAGTGGAGCTGATGAGAAGGTTGCCAGAGTGTTTGAGGCTCCTCTGTCTTTTCTAAAGACATTAAATCATGCCATTTcacaaaaatctagttttcctGAAGACTTTCAAGTCGATGTTCAGATTTTGGGTGCAAATATGTCAGCTTTGGGACTATCACAGAAACCTATTTATGTTCATT CCACACATGAGAGTCCAGAAAGAAATGTCAATGATGGCCTTGACACACTTGAAACCATTCCAGATGCAGTACCAGTTGTGTTAACTGAACCCCCCATTGAAGAAAAATTGGCATGGCATACACTCTGGCCAGAGTCGCACAAACTCTATGGTCACGGGAATGAGCTGTTTTCTTTGTGCTGTGACCAGGGAGGGAAGCTTGTTGCTTCATCATGTAAG GCTCAATCAGCGAAAGTTGCAGAAATATGGCTATGGCAAGTGGGTTCATGGAAGGCAGTTGGTCGCTTGCAATCTCACAGCTTAACAGTGACACAGATTGAATTTTCTCATGATGACAATCTGCTTTTGTCTGTCTCCAGGGATCGCCAGTTTTCTGTTTTTGCAATAAAAAGAACAG GTGTGGACGAAGTCAGTCACCAGCTTATAGCAAGGCAGGAGGCACACAAAAGAATAATATGGGCATGCTCTTGGAACCCATTTGGTCATGAATTTGCAACAGGTTCAAGGGACAAAACTGTGAAGATCTGGGCTGTAGACAAGGGATCTTCAGTTAAGCAGCTCATGACTTTGCCACAGTTCACCAGTAGTGTCACCGCCTTATCTTGGTTTGCTCTTGATCATCAGAGAAACAATGGGTTTCTTGCTGTTGGAATGGAAAGTGGACTCATTGAATTGTGGAGCCTTACGGTGACCAGAACCGAAGATGGTAGCATGACAGTACCAGGTGTAACTGCTGCTCTTGTTAGACGGTTGGATCCATTTATGTGCCATGTTTCCTCTGTGCAGCGTTTAGCATGGAGGAAGTCTGAGGCAAGTGGAGATTGCAAAAGCGTACTGCTTGCTTCTTGTGGAGCTGATCATTGTGTGAGAATTTTTGAGGTCAATGTTGCGTAA
- the LOC117916782 gene encoding ataxin-2 homolog, translating to MEAPPVVPPAPPLSSGLGVGVGGPHMSYPDSVDSSPRSRNTDSWDDPLPSVPGAKLRLMCSYGGHIFPRPHDKSLCYVGGDTRIVVADRNSTLADLSARLSKILLQGRSFTLKYQLPNEDLDSLISVTTDEDLENMIDEYDRTSALKPSRLRLFLFPNKPESASSIGSILDNSTKSDDWFLNCLNGTNLMTRGFSDSASVNCLLSLDEDAVANNLDSSSARDLEASQPGGFGTCKTVKQGQDVHSVPDSPMLETSSSFGSTSSSPSLANLPPIRVHVEDGSGGGSVRLQDQKLGIEEQFAQMSVAMQKQDEGFVVLSSPATAGAAVPVMAGGDYPNRVFSDDERSDQGMPVGYRKPPPPQPQQQPLPPQSQQKSVGGIDLASPDSVSSDSSIPNAISRPKPMIYQEPVIQIPSGTNRVSSNPVEQKINLFDPNSRIHMQQPVQDSGYILAPQFDQQQQQQQQHQQQQQQQQQQQHQQQQQQQPQPQPQSQPQPQFIHAGTHYIHHHPTGPLQVPSFYPVYPSQQQHHHHHPHQLDPQYPMYFVPSRQAQAYNLSMQQSNFSEAATGIPSSRSQAPSAPAMVTSPAAYNPTRNAPLQKPEMAAGMYRTATAAAPLVQVPSSQHQQQYVGYSQIHHPSQSIAPPSAATANYAYEFSDPAHAQIFYAQAMAPTLPQYQTMTSAPAVVVPEASAQLSTDNIKQQIRTSQPL from the exons ATGGAGGCGCCACCCGTAGTACCACCAGCGCCGCCACTATCCAGCGGCCTCGGTGTAGGTGTTGGAGGGCCCCACATGAGCTACCCCGATTCGGTGGACTCCTCGCCGCGGTCCCGCAACACCGACTCCTGGGACGACCCTTTGCCGTCCGTTCCGGGAGCAAAGCTGCGGCTGATGTGTAGCTACGGCGGACACATATTTCCCCGGCCGCACGACAAGTCGCTCTGCTACGTCGGAGGTGATACTCGGATCGTGGTCGCCGATCGGAACTCTACCCTAGCCGACCTCTCCGCCCGACTCTCGAAGATACTTCTCCAGGGCCGTTCTTTCACCCTCAAGTACCAGCTTCCAAACGAGGACCTTGATTCCCTCATCTCCGTCACCACCGATGAAGACCTCGAAAACATGATCGATGAGTACGATCGAACCTCCGCCCTTAAACCCTCTCGACTCCGTCTCTTCCTCTTTCCGAACAAGCCGGAGTCGGCGTCGTCGATCGGATCCATTCTGGACAATTCAACCAAGTCGGACGATTGGTTTCTCAATTGCCTCAATGGTACTAATCTTATGACCAGAGGGTTCTCGGATTCTGCGTCGGTGAATTGCTTGTTGAGTCTGGATGAAGATGCTGTCGCGAATAATCTGGATTCTTCGTCAGCGAGAGACTTGGAGGCTTCTCAGCCAGGAGGTTTTGGTACTTGCAAGACTGTTAAGCAGGGGCAGGATGTTCATTCGGTGCCTGATTCGCCGATGTTGGAGACGTCTTCATCGTTTGGGTCCACTTCATCTTCGCCCTCGCTGGCAAACTTGCCGCCGATAAGGGTTCATGTGGAGGATGGTAGTGGAGGTGGTAGCGTTAGGTTGCAGGATCAGAAGTTGGGGATTGAGGAACAGTTCGCCCAGATGAGTGTTGCTATGCAGAAGCAAGATGAGGGTTTTGTTGTTCTGTCTTCTCCAGCTACTGCCGGGGCCGCTGTGCCTGTCATGGCCGGTGGCGACTACCCTAATCGGGTTTTCTCCGATGATGAGAGATCAGATCAAGGGATGCCGGTGGGTTACCGGAAACCTCCACCGCCGCAGCCGCAGCAACAGCCTCTGCCCCCACAATCACAGCAGAAATCAGTTGGTGGCATTGATTTGGCCTCCCCAGATTCAGTTTCAAG TGACAGTAGTATTCCAAATGCAATATCTCGCCCCAAACCCATGATTTATCAAGAACCAGTCATTCAAATTCCTTCTGGAACCAATAGGGTTTCTTCTAACCCTGTTGAGCAAAAGATTAATCTCTTTGATCCAAACTCCCGGATTCATATGCAACAACCTGTTCAGGATTCTGGCTATATATTGGCACCCCAATTTGATCAGCAGCAACAGCAACAGCAACAGCACcagcaacagcagcagcaacagcagcagcaacagcacCAGCAACAGCAACAGCAACAACCCCAACCACAGCCACAATCACAGCCACAGCCACAATTCATTCATGCTGGCACACATTACATCCACCACCATCCCACAGGGCCACTACAAGTCCCCTCCTTCTACCCAGTGTATCCTTCCCAGCAGCAACACCATCACCATCACCCTCACCAGCTTGATCCACAGTACCCCATGTACTTTGTGCCCTCCAGGCAGGCCCAAGCCTACAACTTGTCTATGCAGCAATCTAATTTCAGTGAAGCTGCCACTGGAATTCCATCTAGCCGATCCCAAGCACCTTCTGCTCCTGCCATGGTCACTTCTCCTGCAGCTTACAACCCCACAAGGAATGCTCCTCTTCAGAAGCCTGAAATGGCTGCAGGCATGTACAGAACAGCAACTGCAGCCGCTCCATTGGTTCAAGTGCCCTCTAGTCAGCATCAGCAGCAATATGTTGGTTACTCTCAGATCCATCACCCATCACAGTCTATTGCCCCTCCTTCTGCTGCTACTGCAAATTATGCTTATGAATTTTCTGATCCGGCTCATGCCCAGATATTCTATGCTCAGGCTATGGCACCCACATTACCTCAATACCAGACCATGACATCAGCTCCTGCAGTGGTGGTACCAGAAGCATCTGCTCAGCTTTCCACCGACAACATCAAGCAGCAGATCAGAACTTCTCAGCCATTGTAG